In the genome of Bradyrhizobium sp. CIAT3101, one region contains:
- a CDS encoding ABC transporter permease has protein sequence MNSIESNALEPTRADLAGASLSQKITRLLPVYGLPIITVALIALFSILLPNTFPTLLNLRSIVSDKSIIAMLSLAAMIPMAAGKIDLTVGYGIVLWHILVISLQTAFGLPWPVAVLVVICLGAFTGLLNGLLVEVARIDSFIATLGTGTVLYALALWHTGGRQVVAMLPEGFLALNGTMVFGLPITGFYVLVLAVAMWLMFEYLPLGRYIYAIGANPKTAALNGIPVQRFTVGAFMASGILTAVTGVLLASKLRIGQASVGLEYLLPALVGAFLGSTTIKPGRVNVWGTIVGVAVLAVGIAGIQQFGGSFWVEPLFNGLTLLAAIGMAGYAQRKRGAVAKVPVGAPDRRA, from the coding sequence ATGAATTCGATCGAATCGAACGCACTGGAGCCGACGCGCGCGGATCTCGCCGGCGCGTCGCTGTCGCAGAAGATCACGCGGCTGCTGCCGGTGTACGGCCTGCCGATCATCACCGTGGCGCTGATCGCGCTGTTCTCGATCCTCCTGCCCAACACATTTCCGACGCTGCTCAACCTGCGCTCGATCGTGTCCGACAAGTCGATCATCGCCATGCTGTCGCTCGCGGCGATGATCCCGATGGCCGCCGGCAAGATCGACCTCACGGTCGGCTATGGCATCGTGCTCTGGCACATCCTGGTGATCAGCCTGCAAACCGCCTTCGGCCTGCCCTGGCCGGTCGCGGTCCTCGTCGTCATCTGCCTGGGCGCCTTCACCGGCCTTCTCAACGGTCTGCTGGTCGAAGTCGCGCGCATCGACAGCTTCATCGCCACGCTCGGCACCGGCACGGTGCTGTATGCGCTCGCGCTTTGGCACACCGGCGGCCGGCAGGTCGTCGCGATGCTGCCGGAAGGGTTCCTCGCGCTCAACGGCACGATGGTCTTCGGCCTGCCGATCACGGGCTTCTATGTGCTCGTTCTCGCGGTGGCGATGTGGCTGATGTTCGAATATCTGCCGCTCGGCCGCTACATCTACGCCATCGGCGCCAACCCGAAGACGGCCGCGCTCAACGGCATTCCGGTGCAGCGCTTCACGGTCGGCGCCTTCATGGCCTCGGGCATCCTCACCGCTGTCACCGGCGTTTTGCTTGCCTCGAAGCTGCGCATCGGCCAGGCGAGCGTCGGCCTCGAATATCTCCTGCCCGCCCTGGTCGGCGCCTTCCTCGGTTCGACCACCATCAAGCCCGGCCGCGTCAACGTCTGGGGCACCATCGTCGGCGTCGCGGTGCTCGCGGTCGGCATCGCCGGCATTCAGCAGTTCGGCGGCTCCTTCTGGGTCGAGCCGCTCTTCAACGGCCTCACGCTGCTCGCCGCAATCGGAATGGCCGGATACGCGCAGAGGAAGCGCGGGGCCGTTGCGAAGGTCCCGGTCGGCGCACCCGATCGCAGGGCTTGA
- a CDS encoding sugar ABC transporter ATP-binding protein: MASGALRFDGVVKSFGGTRALKGVSFGVGRGEIVALLGENGAGKSTLIKVLGGIHRPDAGAVTIAGEPYHHAPGGRADHQPVAFIHQDLGLVEWMTVAENVGLAQGFPRTRPFGLIDWRGAEARATKALALVGCDIDPTTRVSSLSRTEKSLVAIARALVVNCDFLVLDEPTASLPADEVERLFAALRRLREQGVGMIYVSHRLDEIFRIADRVVVLRDGQLVGEKAISETSPEDLVRLIVGRPLLDMFEKAASHSGKTRVTVRGLITPKAGPVDFDVREGELLGLVGLRGAGQEDVGRALFGAVAHRGEILIDGTAPDLSSPVTAMAGGIGLVARDRTEESIAASLSIRENAFLNPGASGRGLFDVLAPRREAEEAVKLGALVGLRPNDPHLAIEGLSGGNQQKVVVGRWLATGRKLLVAEDPTAGVDVGAKAEIYRLIARAITEGLAVVVVSTDFEEVAHICHRALVFNRGRIITEIAGDNLTTEALITAASASEAA, encoded by the coding sequence ATGGCATCGGGTGCGCTGCGCTTCGATGGAGTCGTCAAGTCGTTTGGCGGCACTCGCGCGCTCAAAGGCGTCAGCTTCGGCGTCGGGCGCGGCGAAATCGTCGCCCTGCTCGGCGAGAACGGCGCGGGCAAGTCGACCCTCATCAAGGTACTCGGCGGCATCCATCGTCCGGATGCCGGCGCGGTGACGATCGCAGGCGAGCCCTATCACCATGCGCCCGGCGGCCGCGCCGACCACCAGCCTGTCGCCTTCATCCATCAGGATCTCGGCCTCGTCGAATGGATGACGGTGGCGGAGAATGTCGGCCTCGCGCAGGGCTTTCCACGAACCCGGCCGTTCGGCCTCATCGACTGGCGTGGCGCCGAGGCGCGCGCGACCAAAGCGCTCGCGCTCGTGGGCTGCGATATCGACCCGACCACGCGCGTGTCGAGCCTGTCGCGCACCGAGAAGTCGCTGGTCGCCATCGCCCGCGCGCTCGTCGTCAATTGCGATTTCCTCGTGCTCGACGAGCCGACCGCGAGCCTGCCGGCAGATGAGGTTGAGCGCCTGTTCGCGGCGCTGCGGCGCCTGCGCGAGCAGGGCGTCGGCATGATCTATGTGTCGCACCGCCTCGACGAGATCTTCCGCATCGCCGACCGCGTCGTCGTGTTGCGCGACGGTCAGCTCGTCGGCGAGAAGGCGATCAGCGAGACTTCGCCGGAAGATCTGGTGCGGCTGATCGTCGGCAGGCCCCTGCTCGACATGTTCGAGAAAGCGGCTTCCCACTCCGGCAAGACCCGCGTCACGGTGCGAGGATTGATCACCCCGAAGGCCGGTCCTGTGGATTTCGACGTGCGCGAGGGCGAACTCCTCGGCCTCGTGGGCTTGCGCGGCGCGGGCCAGGAGGACGTCGGCCGCGCGCTGTTCGGCGCGGTCGCGCATCGCGGTGAGATCCTGATCGACGGCACGGCCCCCGATCTGTCCAGCCCCGTGACCGCCATGGCCGGCGGCATTGGCCTGGTTGCCCGCGACCGAACGGAGGAATCGATCGCGGCATCCTTGTCGATCCGCGAAAATGCCTTCCTCAACCCGGGCGCTTCCGGGCGCGGCCTGTTCGACGTGCTGGCACCGCGCCGCGAAGCGGAAGAGGCGGTCAAGCTCGGCGCCCTCGTGGGCCTGCGGCCCAATGATCCGCATCTCGCCATCGAGGGGCTGTCAGGCGGCAATCAGCAGAAGGTCGTCGTCGGACGCTGGCTTGCCACCGGCCGCAAGCTGCTGGTGGCCGAGGATCCGACTGCCGGCGTCGACGTCGGCGCCAAAGCTGAGATCTATCGGCTGATCGCGCGCGCCATCACCGAAGGACTTGCTGTCGTCGTCGTCTCCACCGATTTCGAAGAAGTTGCGCATATCTGCCATCGCGCGCTCGTCTTCAACCGCGGCCGGATCATCACCGAGATCGCCGGCGACAACCTTACGACCGAAGCCCTGATCACCGCCGCGTCGGCCTCCGAGGCCGCGTAA
- a CDS encoding LacI family DNA-binding transcriptional regulator, whose amino-acid sequence MAEVAARAGVSTMTVSRALKSDGAVSQETRQRILAAVEELGYVLDLSAGALSSKRTGFVAALIPSINNSNFSDTARGITEAIEGQGLQMLLGYTDYDIDKEEQLVRAMLTRRPDGIIVTDGRHTPKARRMLQSAGIPVVETWDLPADPIDHVVGFSNAEASRALVHRLYQKGYRNIAFIGGASRRDTRGADRRLGYKRAVEELGLPVGRTISFGNPPISMQQGGEAIVQLIEQWPDVDAAVCVSDLSAFGAIMECHRRGWAVPGRIAVAGFGDFEVSRCSWPRITTVAVDCRNIGLEAGSVLLRAIDDVREGRRPGPETLIVPFEVIERESS is encoded by the coding sequence ATGGCTGAGGTGGCGGCGCGGGCGGGCGTTTCCACCATGACCGTCTCGCGTGCGTTGAAGAGCGACGGTGCTGTCTCCCAGGAGACGCGGCAGCGCATCCTCGCCGCCGTCGAAGAGCTCGGATATGTGCTCGACCTGTCTGCGGGCGCACTGTCCTCGAAGCGGACGGGTTTCGTGGCGGCCCTCATCCCTTCCATCAACAACTCCAATTTCTCGGACACTGCGCGCGGCATCACGGAGGCGATCGAAGGCCAGGGGCTGCAAATGCTTCTCGGCTACACCGACTACGATATCGACAAGGAAGAGCAGCTCGTGCGGGCGATGCTGACGCGTCGGCCCGACGGGATCATCGTCACCGACGGCCGGCACACGCCGAAGGCGCGGCGGATGCTGCAATCCGCCGGCATTCCGGTGGTCGAGACCTGGGATCTGCCTGCCGATCCGATCGACCATGTCGTGGGCTTCTCCAATGCCGAAGCGTCGCGCGCGCTGGTGCACCGGCTTTACCAGAAGGGCTACCGCAACATTGCGTTCATCGGCGGCGCAAGCAGGCGCGACACGCGCGGCGCAGATCGCCGGCTCGGCTACAAGCGAGCCGTCGAGGAGCTCGGCCTGCCGGTCGGGCGTACGATCTCGTTTGGCAATCCGCCAATCTCCATGCAACAGGGCGGCGAGGCCATTGTCCAGCTCATCGAGCAATGGCCGGACGTGGACGCCGCCGTTTGCGTCTCCGACCTGTCTGCCTTTGGCGCGATCATGGAATGCCATCGCCGCGGCTGGGCAGTCCCTGGCCGGATCGCGGTGGCCGGCTTCGGCGACTTCGAGGTTTCGCGCTGCTCCTGGCCGAGGATCACGACCGTCGCCGTCGATTGCCGCAATATCGGACTGGAAGCCGGCAGCGTCCTGCTGCGCGCCATCGACGACGTGAGGGAAGGCCGGAGACCCGGGCCCGAGACCTTGATCGTCCCCTTCGAGGTCATCGAGCGCGAAAGCAGCTGA
- a CDS encoding S53 family peptidase yields the protein MTDRKMFPNSVVPIPSSGVTAHGLIASAADPRHRDEKMDVSFALGVAPDVQKELEARVDKGETISPQELKTKYAVDSAAAGALESWLKKEGFTITQVTPDRTTIYATAPASQVEASLGVHMVRVTREGQTYTAASDVPSLPVDVAGAVVNIGGLQPYRQARKHLRSYMQVKSEAAVEPAIANAPPYLAPEILKAYGGAGLGLSGKGQEIAILIDTFPLDSDLTAFWTANGVAGSMARITKINVKGGALPAPSGEETLDAQWASTIAPEANVRIYATGTLAFIDLDRALDRIYADALAQPTLRVVSISLGLSEAFMTQGEVNAEEARFVRFAALGVNVFVSTGDAGSNPGPDGHHANGPLAAEWMATSPHVVAVGGTSLRLAANGQVASETGWTGSGGGKSKFFPRPSWQQGNGVPVGNQRMVPDVGAAADPNEGGLIILNGQRLQYGGTSWSAPIWAGLCALINEARQNNRQAPLPYLNPLIYPMIGSNCFRDILTQSNGAYSCGPGYDLVTGIGTPDLKQLVTRLAGVSA from the coding sequence ATGACAGACAGAAAAATGTTTCCAAACAGCGTGGTCCCCATTCCGTCGTCGGGCGTGACGGCGCACGGCCTGATCGCCAGCGCGGCCGATCCGCGGCACCGCGACGAGAAGATGGACGTAAGTTTTGCGCTTGGCGTTGCGCCTGATGTCCAGAAGGAGCTGGAGGCGCGTGTCGACAAGGGCGAAACGATTTCGCCACAGGAGCTGAAGACGAAATACGCGGTCGATTCGGCCGCAGCCGGCGCGCTGGAGAGCTGGCTGAAGAAGGAGGGCTTCACCATCACGCAGGTGACGCCCGACCGCACCACCATCTACGCCACCGCTCCCGCCTCGCAGGTCGAGGCGAGCCTCGGCGTGCACATGGTGCGAGTCACACGGGAGGGCCAGACATACACCGCGGCGTCCGACGTCCCGAGCCTGCCGGTGGATGTTGCTGGTGCGGTGGTGAATATCGGCGGGCTGCAACCCTATCGGCAAGCCCGCAAGCATCTCCGCTCGTACATGCAGGTGAAGTCGGAGGCGGCCGTGGAGCCGGCGATCGCCAACGCGCCGCCGTATCTGGCTCCGGAAATCCTGAAGGCCTACGGCGGCGCAGGGCTCGGCCTGAGCGGGAAGGGGCAGGAGATTGCCATCCTGATCGATACGTTCCCGCTGGACTCCGACCTGACGGCGTTTTGGACGGCCAACGGCGTTGCCGGCAGCATGGCGCGCATCACCAAGATCAACGTCAAGGGCGGAGCGTTGCCTGCCCCCTCGGGCGAGGAGACGTTGGATGCGCAATGGGCGAGCACCATCGCTCCCGAGGCGAACGTGCGCATCTACGCCACCGGCACGCTCGCCTTTATCGATCTCGACCGTGCGCTCGACCGCATCTACGCCGACGCGCTGGCGCAACCGACTTTGCGTGTCGTGTCGATCAGCCTTGGCCTCAGTGAAGCCTTCATGACGCAGGGCGAAGTGAACGCCGAGGAGGCCCGTTTCGTCCGGTTCGCCGCCCTGGGCGTCAACGTGTTCGTGTCGACCGGCGATGCCGGGTCAAACCCGGGGCCGGACGGCCATCATGCCAACGGCCCGCTGGCGGCCGAGTGGATGGCGACCAGCCCGCATGTCGTGGCGGTCGGCGGCACGTCGCTGCGGCTGGCGGCGAACGGGCAGGTGGCGTCCGAAACCGGCTGGACGGGCAGCGGCGGTGGGAAGAGCAAATTCTTTCCGCGACCGTCGTGGCAACAGGGCAATGGTGTGCCGGTCGGCAATCAACGGATGGTCCCCGATGTCGGCGCTGCGGCGGATCCCAATGAAGGCGGCTTGATCATCCTCAACGGCCAGCGCTTGCAGTATGGCGGCACCAGCTGGAGCGCGCCGATCTGGGCCGGCTTGTGTGCGCTGATCAACGAGGCGCGGCAGAACAACCGCCAAGCACCGCTTCCCTATCTCAATCCGTTGATCTACCCGATGATCGGCAGCAACTGCTTCCGCGACATATTGACTCAAAGCAACGGCGCCTACAGCTGCGGGCCGGGTTATGACCTCGTCACCGGGATCGGAACGCCGGATTTGAAGCAACTCGTGACGAGACTGGCTGGTGTGAGCGCGTGA
- a CDS encoding LysR family transcriptional regulator, translating to MTARRQLPTLLFFYHYASLALAAVLGTRYKFSMLDKKCTGDLDWEDLRYFAALARHRSLSATARALRVNHATVSRRVAHLEALLGRALFERRAEGYMLTADGRAVLEEAKVMDSAALSVLRRLDASAELSGLVRLTAGRSLAEGFLIDRLDGLHRRHPGIDLELIGDVRLLSLARREADIALRFGHPKGSELAARRVGTIYFGLYVAANLRSEPDMMTRLPLVGFDRDGDSIAEAEWLEQHFPGRRFSFRANSQIAQAAATRAGFGIALLPRYLADNDRKLAEIDCDAPMLERELWLLIRPDLTKVPRVRAVADYLVEIFRRERQHFAGHSHAAGREPMEVQPAAEEEAPEA from the coding sequence GTGACGGCGCGTCGCCAGCTTCCCACCCTTCTTTTTTTCTACCATTACGCGAGTTTAGCCCTCGCCGCTGTCTTGGGAACTCGCTATAAATTCTCTATGCTTGATAAGAAATGCACAGGCGATCTCGACTGGGAAGACTTGCGCTATTTCGCAGCGCTTGCGCGGCATCGCTCGCTGTCCGCAACTGCCCGCGCGCTGCGCGTCAATCATGCGACGGTGTCCCGCCGAGTTGCTCACCTCGAGGCGCTTCTCGGGCGCGCCTTGTTCGAGCGCCGCGCCGAGGGCTACATGCTGACGGCCGACGGCAGGGCCGTGCTGGAAGAAGCCAAGGTGATGGACAGCGCAGCGCTCTCGGTTCTGCGGCGCCTCGATGCGAGCGCAGAACTCAGCGGCCTCGTGCGATTGACGGCCGGACGCAGCCTGGCCGAAGGATTCCTGATCGACCGGCTGGACGGGCTGCATCGACGTCATCCGGGAATAGATCTCGAGCTCATCGGCGATGTCAGGCTCCTGAGCCTTGCCCGGAGAGAGGCCGACATTGCCTTGCGTTTCGGTCACCCTAAGGGCAGTGAGCTCGCCGCCCGGCGCGTGGGCACGATCTACTTTGGCCTCTACGTCGCTGCGAACCTGCGCTCCGAACCGGACATGATGACGCGATTGCCGCTTGTCGGCTTCGACAGGGACGGCGATTCGATTGCCGAAGCCGAATGGCTCGAGCAGCATTTTCCGGGACGCCGGTTCTCCTTTCGCGCCAACAGCCAGATCGCGCAGGCTGCTGCGACACGGGCAGGCTTCGGAATCGCGCTGCTGCCGCGCTATCTGGCCGACAATGATCGCAAGCTTGCCGAGATCGACTGCGACGCGCCGATGCTCGAACGCGAGCTCTGGCTTCTGATCCGTCCCGACCTGACGAAAGTGCCTCGTGTCCGCGCGGTCGCCGACTATCTCGTCGAGATCTTCCGCCGCGAACGGCAGCACTTCGCGGGCCATTCCCACGCCGCCGGGCGTGAACCGATGGAAGTGCAGCCGGCGGCAGAAGAAGAGGCCCCGGAAGCCTGA
- a CDS encoding thiamine pyrophosphate-dependent enzyme, which yields MLERPRNGTVASYLVTRLEELGIEHLFNVPGSYCSGLLAALAGNSRLKAVFTTYEMEAAYAADAYARIRGYGAMCGTYGVGALSALNGVTGAFVERCPVVVINGGPSTNQLDLEVDYGIMFLHSTGRLRADLAIYAQVTAATAVIERAEEAPDKIDEVLIACMTHRRPVYLEISQDLWGQSCPLPVGKLSASLTPVNADSLSECLDDAMARLAGAQRPVVWAGEELDRWQLHGEFAELLRAGGLPYVTTLAGKSVLAETTRGFLGVYDGRFAPPDLQEFVERADLVIALGTAITDFVGDIVAKDYNSMILASHGGIRIGHHIYPDVGLREFVVGLTYRLASHAAVPLRWDGTALRQPGSSPSAGDSPMTFDLLFARMSDFVRDKLVIADTGLSLFASAGLPIAARQGYVSQSIWMSIGYSLGASVGAACAGTRRPVVFVGDAAFREGPQVLSTLVQYKLPAVICVMNNGIMGIQQFMGHPEYYDSAQGQPDYYNALSRWDYAALAQAFGARHARAKTLAELDEALRQAAELTASPILIDVVLDEKDIPSVIRHTTGRAAPWAVQANFEAPLLRRIVP from the coding sequence ATGCTTGAAAGGCCCCGCAACGGCACGGTGGCATCCTATCTCGTTACCCGCCTGGAGGAGCTCGGCATCGAGCATCTGTTCAACGTGCCGGGCAGTTATTGCAGTGGGTTGCTTGCCGCGCTCGCCGGAAATTCCCGGCTGAAGGCTGTCTTCACGACGTATGAGATGGAGGCAGCGTATGCGGCCGACGCCTATGCCCGCATCCGGGGGTATGGCGCGATGTGCGGGACCTATGGCGTCGGCGCCCTGAGTGCGCTCAACGGCGTCACCGGCGCTTTTGTCGAGCGATGTCCGGTTGTCGTCATCAATGGAGGTCCCTCTACCAACCAGCTCGATCTCGAAGTCGATTACGGCATCATGTTCCTGCACTCGACCGGCCGGCTGAGGGCGGACCTGGCCATTTATGCGCAGGTGACGGCGGCGACAGCCGTGATCGAGCGGGCGGAGGAGGCGCCGGACAAGATCGACGAGGTCCTGATCGCCTGCATGACACACCGGCGCCCGGTCTATCTCGAAATCAGCCAGGACTTGTGGGGGCAGTCCTGCCCCTTGCCGGTGGGGAAGCTCAGCGCCTCGCTGACGCCGGTCAATGCGGATTCGCTATCGGAATGCCTCGACGACGCCATGGCGCGGCTTGCCGGCGCGCAGCGCCCTGTGGTGTGGGCCGGCGAAGAGCTCGACCGCTGGCAATTGCACGGGGAGTTCGCCGAGCTGTTGCGCGCGGGCGGGCTGCCTTACGTGACGACGCTGGCCGGAAAATCGGTGCTGGCCGAGACCACAAGAGGCTTCCTCGGCGTCTATGATGGACGGTTCGCGCCACCCGACCTTCAGGAATTCGTCGAGAGGGCCGATCTCGTCATTGCCCTGGGCACCGCGATCACGGATTTCGTCGGTGACATCGTCGCGAAAGACTACAACAGCATGATACTTGCATCGCACGGTGGCATACGCATCGGGCATCACATCTACCCCGATGTCGGGCTCAGGGAGTTCGTGGTCGGGCTGACGTACCGGCTGGCAAGTCATGCGGCCGTGCCGCTTCGGTGGGACGGGACTGCCTTGCGACAGCCGGGCTCCAGCCCCTCTGCCGGCGATTCACCCATGACTTTCGATCTTCTGTTCGCGCGAATGTCGGATTTCGTGCGGGACAAGCTCGTCATCGCGGATACCGGCCTGTCGCTTTTCGCTTCCGCAGGACTGCCGATCGCCGCCCGGCAGGGATATGTGTCGCAATCCATCTGGATGTCGATCGGATACAGCCTTGGAGCTTCGGTCGGCGCAGCCTGCGCCGGCACCAGGCGGCCGGTCGTGTTCGTGGGAGACGCTGCCTTCCGTGAGGGGCCGCAGGTGCTCTCCACACTGGTTCAGTACAAACTGCCCGCGGTGATCTGCGTGATGAACAACGGGATCATGGGCATTCAGCAGTTCATGGGGCATCCTGAGTACTATGACAGCGCGCAGGGGCAGCCGGACTATTACAATGCGCTCAGCCGCTGGGATTACGCCGCTCTGGCCCAGGCTTTCGGCGCACGGCATGCCCGGGCCAAAACGCTGGCCGAGCTCGACGAGGCACTGCGACAGGCGGCTGAGCTGACCGCGTCTCCGATCCTGATCGACGTCGTGCTCGATGAAAAGGATATCCCGAGCGTGATCCGTCACACGACCGGTCGTGCGGCTCCCTGGGCGGTTCAGGCGAATTTCGAGGCGCCCCTGTTGAGACGCATCGTGCCTTAG
- a CDS encoding peptidase S1, with product MSLMPSEELSSDRPFIDTVIYGSRKNDSITDVTERSVATQHQLKIGGATLKYTARAGHLVTADLYSGQPAAKIFYVAFTANVKSAKERPVTFFYNGGPGSSSVYLLLGSFGPRRIKTSLPDFTPPAPYALEDNPDSLLDHSDLVFINPVGTGYSAAIAPNKNRDFWGVDQDARCIKQFIKRYLTVFQRWNSPKFLFGESYGTPRTCVLTWMLHEDGVDLNGVVLQSSILDYSKTSNPIGMLPTLAADALFHHKVKPVPGDLASFMKSVEEFARGDYAQALPRYPQIDQAVLRRLSEMIGIPEVVLSYWKLNPAAGEGTVFLTSLLQSDGKAIGAYDGRVKASEQGIAGSIDPNSGNNDPTMNAIGGVYTTMWNVYLNDELKYTSVSPFLDSNDQAFNNWDFGHVDPTGAQKGGADTLYTAGDLAAAMALNLNLKVFSANGYYDAVTPFFQTILNFENMPLGSSDMAGRITIRNYPSGHMVYLDNASRAAMKADLAGFYDELEPRPLAVASASARSATRLHGVPVRRRMSRTPY from the coding sequence ATGAGCCTGATGCCTTCTGAAGAACTGTCGTCGGACCGGCCGTTCATCGATACCGTCATCTACGGCTCGCGCAAGAACGACTCGATCACGGACGTCACGGAAAGGTCGGTTGCCACCCAGCATCAGCTCAAAATCGGGGGCGCGACGCTCAAATACACGGCCCGGGCCGGGCATCTGGTCACGGCCGACCTCTATAGTGGGCAGCCGGCGGCGAAGATATTCTATGTGGCGTTTACCGCGAACGTGAAGAGCGCAAAGGAGCGCCCTGTCACCTTCTTCTACAATGGAGGGCCAGGCTCGTCGTCAGTCTACCTGTTGCTCGGTTCGTTCGGCCCGCGCCGCATCAAGACCAGCCTGCCGGACTTCACGCCGCCCGCGCCGTACGCGCTGGAAGACAATCCTGATAGTCTACTCGATCATTCGGATCTGGTTTTCATCAATCCGGTCGGCACCGGCTATTCGGCTGCCATCGCGCCGAACAAGAACAGGGATTTCTGGGGTGTCGACCAGGACGCCCGGTGCATCAAACAGTTCATCAAGCGCTACCTGACCGTCTTCCAGCGCTGGAATTCGCCGAAATTCCTTTTTGGCGAGTCGTACGGCACGCCCAGAACTTGCGTCCTCACCTGGATGCTGCACGAGGATGGCGTGGACCTGAATGGCGTCGTCCTGCAATCCTCCATCCTGGACTATTCCAAGACGAGCAATCCAATCGGGATGCTGCCGACCCTGGCGGCTGACGCGCTCTTTCACCACAAGGTCAAGCCGGTGCCAGGCGATCTTGCTTCCTTCATGAAATCGGTCGAGGAATTCGCCCGTGGGGACTACGCTCAAGCGTTGCCTCGGTATCCACAGATTGATCAGGCGGTGCTTCGACGTCTGAGCGAAATGATTGGAATACCGGAAGTCGTCTTGAGCTACTGGAAGCTCAATCCCGCCGCCGGAGAGGGAACGGTTTTTCTGACAAGTCTACTCCAGAGCGATGGGAAGGCGATCGGCGCCTATGATGGGCGCGTTAAAGCGAGCGAACAGGGAATCGCCGGGTCGATTGATCCGAACTCCGGCAACAACGATCCGACGATGAACGCTATCGGCGGCGTCTATACCACCATGTGGAACGTCTATCTCAATGACGAGCTGAAATATACGTCGGTATCGCCATTTTTGGATTCGAACGATCAGGCGTTCAACAACTGGGATTTCGGTCACGTCGATCCAACAGGCGCACAGAAGGGTGGTGCCGACACCCTCTACACCGCTGGCGACCTTGCCGCAGCCATGGCGCTCAATCTCAATTTGAAAGTGTTTTCGGCCAACGGCTACTACGATGCCGTCACACCGTTCTTTCAAACGATCCTGAACTTCGAAAACATGCCCCTTGGCAGTTCGGATATGGCCGGCAGGATAACGATTCGAAATTATCCCTCGGGCCACATGGTCTATCTCGACAATGCTTCGAGGGCAGCGATGAAAGCGGACCTCGCCGGATTCTATGACGAGCTGGAGCCTCGACCGCTGGCCGTCGCATCAGCGTCAGCTCGGTCTGCTACCAGACTTCACGGCGTCCCGGTACGAAGGCGTATGAGCCGGACTCCCTACTGA